The following is a genomic window from Thermodesulfobacteriota bacterium.
GGTAGTTTTTCCAACACAACTTTACTAAAAACCGCCAAGCTATATTCTCAGTCTTTACGGTATGTTCGAATGATTTTATGTCCATGACACCATTATATTATGGTGCCAAATCTTTTACAATCACCTAAATTTTTTTTACCTTCCCCCCAAGAATAACTTTTTCAAAGCTGCTAAAAAACCAAGGAGGAAAATAGAATGGATATAAATAGTATTGGGGATCTGTGGGAGCCCGATTAAGGGTGGGAACACAGAGCATTTCTTAAAAGAGGCAATGAAGTCTGTAGAGGGACTAGAGTCTGTCAGGACAGAAACGGTTGCCTTGGCGGATAAGGATATCAGGGACTGTGTACATTTCAACTGGTGTTTGAGGAAACAGGAGATTGGAAAGTTTTGTGCCATAGAAGTGATATGGTGGGTATCTTTCCCAAAGTCCTTGATGCCGATGTGCTACTCATTTCCACTCCTGAGTATATCTCTAGGATTTCTGGACACCTTGCCAAGGTATTGGATAGACTTAGGGTATTTGCCTTTGGTAAGGTGTATGAAGGTAAGCTGAAAGACAAAGTAGGGGGAGCTTTAGCAGTTGCATGGATGAGGCACGGGGGTGTAGAAACATCCCTGCTTAGCATTGACTACTTCTTCTTTGGCTTTGAAATGATACCAGCTACTGTGCATCACCCTGGTGTATTATTTGGTGCAGGTGGGGTGTCCAGCTTTGGGGTTACCGGGAAATATGATCCTAAAGATAAACTTGGCATATTAAAGGATGAATGGGGATTGAATGGAGCCAGGGCTCTTGCCAGAAGGGCAGTAGAGTTGTCAAAAATAATAAAGGCGGGTAAAGAGGCATTAAGAATTTAGCCATCTGCTTCCGAGTTGTCCGCAGGCTGCAAGGATATCAAGGCCTCTGCTGGCTCTGACGATGGAAGTGTAATTAGAATCTATCAAGACCTGTTGGAACCTATTTATTACGTCATTATGAGGTCTTTTGTACTCAGAAGCAGGGTACTCATTAAAAGGGATTAGGTTAATTTTGCATCTTATTCCTTTGAGGATATTTATCAACCGTTTTGCATCATGGAGGGAATCGTTTATCCCTTTGATCAGGATGTATTCAAAAGTAATTCTTTTCCTGGGGGGAAGAGGGAATTCATGGCAAGCCTTTAACAGCATTTCCAGTGGATATTTCCTGTTAATGGGCATCAGATAATTCCTTGTAGTGTCCTCTGTAGCATTGAGGGAAACAGCCAGGCTTACCTTAATATCTTTTCCCAACCTCTTTATCTCTGGCACTAAACCCGCAGTGGATAGAGTTACCTTTCGGGGAGAGAACTGTAGCCCGTTAGGATCAGTAATTATACGTAGAGCCTTCAAAGTACTGTTGTAATTTGCCAGTGGTTCACCCATCCCCATTAATACAAGGTTGGATATCCTTTCATTCTTTGGGAGAAAATCCTTGATACAGCATATTTGATTGATTATTTCTGCTGTCATCAGATTTCTTATAAACCCCCCTTTCCCTGTTAAACAAAACTTGCACGCCAAAGCACAACCAACCTGAGTAGAAATACAGAGGGTCAGGCGACCTGTTTCAGGTATGAGAACGCTCTCGATTAGGTTGCCATCTTCGAGTTTAAAAAGATACTTTCGGGTTCCATCATTTGAATGAGCTTCTTTAATCAAATTCAATACGCTTATATAAGATACTTTACTTAGCTTTTCCCTGAGTTTTTTAGAAAGATTTGTCATCTCATCAAATGAAGTAGCAGCACGTTGATAAACCCATCTGACTATCTGAGTGGTTCTATATCTGTCCTCACCCAAATTCAGAAGTAGGCTTTCTATATCATCC
Proteins encoded in this region:
- the rlmN gene encoding 23S rRNA (adenine(2503)-C(2))-methyltransferase RlmN, encoding MQNELDIKNLTTDDIESLLLNLGEDRYRTTQIVRWVYQRAATSFDEMTNLSKKLREKLSKVSYISVLNLIKEAHSNDGTRKYLFKLEDGNLIESVLIPETGRLTLCISTQVGCALACKFCLTGKGGFIRNLMTAEIINQICCIKDFLPKNERISNLVLMGMGEPLANYNSTLKALRIITDPNGLQFSPRKVTLSTAGLVPEIKRLGKDIKVSLAVSLNATEDTTRNYLMPINRKYPLEMLLKACHEFPLPPRKRITFEYILIKGINDSLHDAKRLINILKGIRCKINLIPFNEYPASEYKRPHNDVINRFQQVLIDSNYTSIVRASRGLDILAACGQLGSRWLNS
- a CDS encoding NAD(P)H-dependent oxidoreductase is translated as MCHRSDMVGIFPKVLDADVLLISTPEYISRISGHLAKVLDRLRVFAFGKVYEGKLKDKVGGALAVAWMRHGGVETSLLSIDYFFFGFEMIPATVHHPGVLFGAGGVSSFGVTGKYDPKDKLGILKDEWGLNGARALARRAVELSKIIKAGKEALRI